Proteins from a genomic interval of Bacillota bacterium:
- a CDS encoding M20 family metallopeptidase, with protein MSVNLEALRQQAVDAVDSFSDELVGLAKRIHANPETAFCERRASGLLIDFLEGKGFRVERGVAGLETAFKASFGRGSPCVAVLCEYDALPKVGHACGHNIIAAAGAGAGAAVKDALNGLKGSIVVIGTPAEESGGGKITMLEKGVFRGVDAAMMVHPATRTMAFRPSLAAVSVFLAFKGRAAHAAGAPHEGINALEAMILTFTGINALRQHLKEGVKIHGIITRGGDAANIVPDHTEAEILVRARTREGLNEVVEKVRRCAQGAGLMTGATPSVELGLMYAERKDNPPMSKRVSEYLRQMGMELSESDVRDGAGSSDMGNVSQEIPAIHPYVAIAPRNVQQHTEEFARAATSPEAMKAILVAAKAMAMTCVDLLGDGSFLDSVKQEFRSK; from the coding sequence GTGAGTGTAAATCTGGAGGCTCTCCGGCAGCAGGCGGTCGATGCCGTCGACTCGTTCTCTGATGAGCTCGTGGGGCTGGCGAAGAGGATTCACGCCAACCCCGAGACCGCCTTCTGCGAACGCCGGGCGTCCGGGTTGCTGATCGATTTCCTCGAGGGCAAGGGATTCAGAGTCGAGCGGGGCGTCGCCGGGCTCGAAACGGCGTTCAAGGCCTCGTTCGGCCGGGGGTCGCCGTGCGTCGCGGTGCTCTGCGAATACGACGCGCTGCCGAAGGTGGGACACGCTTGCGGGCACAACATCATAGCCGCCGCAGGCGCGGGAGCCGGCGCGGCGGTTAAAGACGCGCTAAACGGCCTCAAAGGCAGTATCGTCGTCATCGGGACGCCAGCCGAGGAATCGGGCGGCGGCAAGATAACGATGCTCGAGAAGGGCGTGTTCAGGGGGGTCGACGCCGCGATGATGGTGCACCCCGCCACCAGGACGATGGCGTTCCGGCCGTCGCTGGCGGCTGTCTCGGTGTTCCTGGCGTTCAAGGGCAGGGCGGCGCACGCCGCGGGCGCGCCACACGAGGGGATCAACGCGCTCGAGGCAATGATACTCACTTTCACGGGGATCAACGCGCTCAGGCAACACCTCAAGGAAGGCGTCAAGATCCACGGCATCATCACGCGCGGCGGTGACGCGGCTAACATTGTGCCCGACCATACTGAAGCCGAGATCCTGGTCAGGGCCAGGACTCGCGAAGGGCTCAACGAGGTGGTGGAGAAGGTCCGCAGGTGCGCCCAGGGCGCGGGCCTCATGACCGGGGCCACGCCGTCAGTCGAGCTCGGGCTGATGTACGCCGAGAGGAAGGATAACCCCCCAATGTCGAAGAGGGTCAGCGAGTACTTGAGGCAGATGGGCATGGAGCTGTCCGAATCGGATGTCCGTGACGGAGCGGGTTCCTCCGACATGGGGAACGTCAGCCAGGAGATACCCGCAATACACCCGTACGTGGCGATTGCGCCCAGGAATGTGCAGCAACATACGGAGGAATTCGCAAGGGCCGCCACCTCGCCAGAGGCGATGAAGGCCATTCTGGTCGCGGCCAAGGCGATGGCGATGACGTGCGTGGACCTTCTGGGAGACGGATCTTTCCTGGACAGCGTAAAGCAGGAGTTCAGGAGCAAGTAG
- the cobO gene encoding cob(I)yrinic acid a,c-diamide adenosyltransferase has translation MRQPEEKKSATDAQRRGLVLVYTGNGKGKTTASLGLALRAIGHGSRVFVLQFMKGPGNVYGEYMAAEKYLPMLTIVRSGRDDFVDKLNPAEEDVRLARQGLDLARKVISGGEYGLVILDEINVAVDYRLVALTDVVELLKARPSHVDVVLTGRYAAPEILEMADLVSEVNEVKHHYRKGVPARQGVEY, from the coding sequence ATGAGGCAGCCGGAGGAGAAGAAGAGCGCCACGGATGCGCAGAGGCGCGGGCTTGTTCTGGTCTACACGGGTAACGGTAAGGGGAAGACTACCGCGTCGCTGGGGCTCGCTCTTCGCGCGATCGGGCACGGGTCACGGGTGTTCGTGCTCCAGTTCATGAAAGGGCCCGGCAACGTGTATGGTGAGTACATGGCGGCCGAGAAATACCTGCCGATGCTGACGATCGTGCGATCCGGCAGGGACGACTTCGTCGACAAGCTGAATCCCGCCGAGGAGGACGTCAGGTTGGCCCGGCAGGGCTTGGACCTGGCGCGGAAGGTCATCTCGGGCGGAGAGTACGGGCTGGTCATACTGGATGAGATCAACGTGGCGGTCGACTACCGCCTCGTCGCCCTCACTGACGTGGTGGAACTGTTGAAGGCCCGCCCCTCGCACGTGGACGTGGTGCTCACCGGCAGGTATGCTGCGCCCGAGATACTGGAGATGGCCGACCTGGTGAGCGAGGTAAACGAGGTCAAGCACCATTACAGGAAGGGAGTCCCCGCGCGCCAGGGCGTGGAGTACTGA
- a CDS encoding cytochrome c biogenesis protein CcdA codes for MAEEVSFALAFWAGLASFFSPCFLPLLPAYLSSISGLSACAVSTEAAGRARRTAVLNTLLFVCGFTLVFVALGMSATAVGVLIAGSLPALRTISGVFVLAMGIHLSGLIQVPFALRERRMSARAAGPLAPALLGATFGFAWTPCAGPILASILILASQQGTVIRGGMLLLAYSAGVALPFLLASLFLERAVRLVSRIRGGAPVIQKVAGVVMALLGISIIAGWF; via the coding sequence CTGGCTGAGGAGGTTTCCTTCGCGCTCGCGTTCTGGGCGGGGCTGGCGTCGTTCTTTTCGCCCTGTTTCCTGCCGCTTCTCCCCGCGTACCTTTCGTCGATTTCCGGACTCTCCGCCTGCGCGGTCTCTACGGAGGCTGCGGGGCGCGCGAGGCGCACGGCCGTACTCAATACCCTCCTGTTCGTGTGCGGCTTCACCCTCGTTTTCGTGGCCCTCGGCATGTCGGCGACGGCGGTGGGGGTACTTATCGCGGGTTCCTTGCCCGCCCTCCGTACCATCTCCGGTGTGTTCGTCCTCGCCATGGGGATACACCTGTCGGGCCTGATACAGGTCCCGTTCGCGCTGCGCGAGCGGCGGATGAGCGCGCGGGCCGCGGGCCCCCTCGCCCCAGCGCTTCTTGGAGCGACGTTCGGATTTGCGTGGACGCCTTGCGCCGGCCCGATCCTCGCGTCCATCCTGATACTCGCGTCGCAGCAGGGGACGGTCATCAGGGGCGGAATGCTTCTCCTGGCGTACTCGGCGGGGGTTGCCCTCCCGTTCCTGCTGGCCTCGCTGTTCCTGGAGCGCGCCGTGCGGCTGGTCTCCCGAATCCGTGGAGGCGCCCCGGTGATCCAGAAGGTGGCCGGGGTCGTGATGGCGCTGCTCGGGATCTCAATAATTGCGGGGTGGTTCTGA
- a CDS encoding TlpA family protein disulfide reductase codes for MVLISGRVVLLLALGVVVVGGVMLALNWLPGGAPAPAAPQPASQQDSRDSWRLSDLSGETTGPADYQGKVVLVNFWATRCGYCVEEMPDMEKAARARAGQVAILAVNFGESQKAVESFLSGKGYSFRVLLDAEGKVAARYGIRALPTTLVFDRAGNLVRKVEGAIREAAFLKLIDEAAK; via the coding sequence GTGGTTCTGATATCAGGAAGAGTCGTGTTACTGCTCGCGCTCGGCGTAGTGGTGGTGGGCGGTGTGATGCTGGCCTTGAACTGGCTCCCGGGCGGGGCGCCGGCGCCCGCGGCCCCGCAGCCCGCCTCCCAGCAGGACTCGCGTGACTCGTGGAGGCTCAGCGATCTGTCGGGGGAGACCACAGGGCCGGCGGATTATCAAGGGAAGGTCGTGCTGGTCAATTTCTGGGCGACCCGGTGCGGATACTGCGTGGAGGAGATGCCCGACATGGAGAAGGCGGCTCGCGCGAGGGCCGGTCAGGTGGCTATTCTCGCGGTGAACTTCGGAGAGTCGCAGAAGGCGGTGGAGTCCTTCCTGTCGGGGAAGGGGTACTCGTTCAGGGTGTTGCTGGATGCCGAAGGCAAGGTGGCGGCCAGGTACGGGATCAGGGCGCTGCCGACCACGCTCGTGTTTGACAGGGCGGGCAATCTCGTGAGGAAGGTCGAGGGGGCGATTCGGGAAGCGGCGTTCCTTAAACTGATAGACGAGGCGGCGAAGTAG
- a CDS encoding glycoside hydrolase, whose translation MRARTALTVVAFAVILLASSQVALGAPAAGVIKQGSSGPAVVTLQRLLSEKGYYSGRADGVFGPGTKASVLAFQRDAGLRADGIAGPATLQALRKAEPSRAARSGAPGLVERFVEVARQFLGTRYVWGGTTPRGFDCSGFVYHVLNAAGIRISRSIVEQFATGAPVPRSALQAGDLVFFSTYKPGPSHVGIYLGDGTFIHASSARKKVSITPIDKQFYVKNWVGARRVT comes from the coding sequence ATGAGAGCCCGAACAGCCCTGACAGTGGTGGCATTCGCCGTCATACTGCTCGCCTCCTCGCAGGTGGCTCTCGGCGCACCCGCCGCGGGAGTCATAAAGCAGGGTTCGTCCGGCCCGGCGGTTGTGACCCTGCAGCGCCTGCTCTCGGAGAAGGGATACTATTCCGGCAGGGCCGACGGCGTGTTCGGCCCCGGTACGAAGGCCTCCGTACTCGCGTTCCAGAGGGATGCGGGACTCAGGGCGGACGGAATAGCGGGACCGGCAACCCTGCAGGCGCTGCGCAAGGCGGAGCCTTCCAGGGCCGCTCGCAGCGGCGCGCCGGGCCTGGTAGAGCGTTTCGTCGAGGTGGCGAGACAGTTCCTGGGCACGCGTTACGTCTGGGGCGGGACGACGCCACGCGGATTCGACTGCTCGGGGTTCGTATACCACGTCCTGAACGCGGCGGGTATCAGGATCTCTCGCTCCATAGTGGAGCAATTCGCGACCGGGGCACCCGTCCCGCGGTCGGCGCTTCAGGCGGGCGACCTGGTGTTTTTCTCGACGTATAAGCCCGGGCCGTCACACGTGGGGATTTACCTGGGCGACGGGACGTTCATACACGCGAGTTCCGCGAGGAAGAAAGTGTCGATCACGCCCATAGACAAGCAATTCTACGTGAAAAACTGGGTGGGCGCCCGCCGCGTCACCTGA
- a CDS encoding HAD family phosphatase has protein sequence MHSEQGGSLFGGWDELAIVVVVADVDGTLLGPGHLVDDAAKAAVKAAHERGAVFTIATGRIFHSARAVALEAGIGAPIIAGGGAVLGYPEGGVIRRLNIGREMALEILCRTGRGVARYAFVNDRIYTDTPGPHVATYSSALGVPVQVVGDLTAVVNDETTHVVLRLPPSEADDVVGRFSGELRGVARVMRTLPHLVEFVHPLVSKGRAIEYLCTHLGVPLSGVLAVGDGLSDTDMLAVAGVGVAVANAPLEVRRRSRHVTRESYAAGVLEAIREFVGAG, from the coding sequence GTGCATTCGGAGCAGGGCGGAAGCCTGTTCGGGGGTTGGGACGAGTTGGCAATAGTAGTGGTTGTCGCAGACGTGGACGGGACTCTCCTTGGGCCGGGCCATTTAGTGGACGACGCCGCGAAGGCGGCCGTGAAGGCGGCCCACGAGCGGGGCGCTGTGTTCACGATCGCGACAGGACGGATATTTCACTCCGCGCGAGCAGTGGCGCTCGAGGCGGGGATCGGGGCGCCGATCATCGCCGGGGGCGGTGCGGTCCTGGGATATCCTGAAGGCGGCGTGATCAGGCGCCTCAATATCGGGAGGGAAATGGCGCTGGAAATCCTTTGCCGGACCGGCCGGGGTGTCGCCAGGTACGCGTTTGTGAACGACCGCATATATACCGACACGCCGGGACCCCATGTGGCAACGTATTCGTCGGCGCTCGGTGTGCCAGTTCAGGTAGTTGGCGACCTCACCGCCGTGGTGAATGATGAGACAACTCACGTAGTGCTCAGGTTGCCCCCATCGGAAGCCGATGACGTCGTGGGCCGGTTCTCGGGCGAGCTGCGCGGTGTCGCGAGGGTCATGAGGACCTTGCCACACCTGGTCGAATTCGTCCATCCCCTGGTCTCCAAAGGGCGCGCGATCGAGTACCTGTGCACCCATCTCGGGGTCCCACTATCCGGGGTGCTCGCCGTAGGTGACGGCCTCTCCGATACCGACATGCTCGCCGTGGCGGGCGTGGGCGTTGCTGTAGCCAACGCCCCGCTGGAGGTCAGGCGCCGGTCGAGGCACGTCACCCGCGAGTCTTACGCCGCCGGGGTGCTGGAGGCCATACGCGAATTCGTTGGGGCTGGATGA
- a CDS encoding sigma 54-interacting transcriptional regulator encodes MAKFAAIVPDSSLASTVTEVARELREDVVVFQAGTEEVLRAVRQAEALGVDAFLAKGFLAEPVRSITSLPVVACNPGPLDVVMAVAQAKSMGSRVALLHFGGPAVDLGALGAAMGIELAEFTPGRTPQEVRRTLEDIKRAGYEVAVSGQVTADMARSMGLKAATIGIGKVSVRQAMEACSELVKASVDAEERRLRYSEVLDGLPFGVVATDPKGIIRLCNRAAAALGAATPSQVGKPAAEALAGSPILATLRGEHSEGPRLAKIGEARVALEAVAWKSNGQNVGAVCVVHDVGYAERLVDRLSNPEETAPEVAPFTFDDIPATSSPMKQAVERARQYSMSDSPVVITGERGTGKEVLAQAIHNDSRRRSGAFGRVACAGLAPEALERRLFGLEKGAFPSARKSAPGVFEVCNGGTVFLDEVWALPVEIQDRIVAVLDHGSAWRIGGTEPRGVDARVIASSSRDLKNLVASGAFSEALYWRLAGMAIEVAPLRERGEDVAALFTGIARRLSPDSGDLALSPQAAARLRRHEWPGNVRELEGLVRRLVAALRSMPLVPADAVERMVLDDIAAARGKPAPVSSLTVQAGTLDEMVQSLIDQFDHAYGGNRSEVARRLGISRTTLWKKMKEQ; translated from the coding sequence TTGGCGAAGTTCGCCGCGATTGTCCCGGACAGCTCGCTGGCTTCCACTGTAACTGAGGTCGCACGGGAACTCAGGGAGGACGTCGTGGTCTTCCAGGCCGGGACCGAGGAAGTGCTCCGAGCCGTCAGGCAGGCCGAGGCGCTCGGCGTGGACGCATTTCTCGCAAAGGGGTTCCTGGCTGAACCCGTCCGGTCCATCACGTCGCTTCCGGTCGTGGCGTGCAACCCCGGTCCCCTGGACGTCGTGATGGCGGTGGCGCAGGCGAAGTCCATGGGAAGCCGTGTGGCGCTGCTCCATTTCGGCGGGCCCGCGGTGGACCTGGGGGCGCTTGGCGCCGCGATGGGCATCGAACTGGCCGAGTTCACGCCTGGGCGGACGCCGCAGGAGGTCCGCAGGACTCTGGAGGACATAAAGCGGGCTGGGTACGAAGTGGCCGTCAGCGGGCAGGTCACGGCAGACATGGCCCGGAGTATGGGCCTCAAGGCGGCGACCATCGGGATCGGAAAGGTATCCGTCAGGCAGGCCATGGAGGCGTGCTCGGAACTCGTGAAAGCGTCCGTGGACGCGGAGGAACGCAGGCTACGGTACTCGGAGGTCCTCGATGGACTGCCTTTCGGCGTCGTGGCGACGGACCCGAAGGGCATAATCAGGTTGTGCAACAGGGCGGCGGCCGCGCTGGGCGCCGCGACCCCATCTCAAGTGGGCAAGCCCGCGGCGGAAGCGCTCGCGGGGTCCCCCATACTCGCCACACTGCGCGGGGAGCACTCCGAGGGGCCTAGACTCGCGAAGATCGGCGAGGCGCGGGTGGCGCTGGAGGCCGTGGCATGGAAGTCGAATGGCCAGAACGTCGGCGCCGTATGCGTCGTGCATGATGTGGGCTACGCCGAGAGGCTTGTGGACAGGCTCTCGAATCCCGAGGAGACTGCCCCCGAGGTCGCGCCGTTCACTTTCGACGACATCCCCGCGACCAGCTCGCCCATGAAGCAGGCGGTCGAGCGGGCGCGGCAATACTCGATGAGCGACTCGCCCGTCGTGATCACGGGGGAGCGCGGGACGGGCAAAGAAGTACTAGCGCAGGCGATCCACAACGACAGCAGGCGCCGCTCGGGCGCGTTCGGCCGCGTGGCGTGCGCCGGCCTGGCCCCGGAAGCGCTGGAGAGACGGCTCTTCGGGCTCGAGAAAGGGGCATTCCCTTCGGCGAGGAAGTCGGCGCCGGGGGTTTTCGAGGTGTGCAACGGGGGGACCGTATTCCTGGACGAGGTATGGGCGCTCCCCGTTGAGATACAGGACAGGATCGTCGCGGTACTCGATCACGGAAGCGCGTGGCGGATCGGAGGGACTGAGCCGAGGGGGGTCGACGCCAGGGTGATCGCCTCGAGTTCTCGCGACCTGAAGAACCTCGTCGCTTCGGGTGCGTTCTCGGAGGCGCTGTACTGGCGGCTGGCGGGTATGGCCATCGAGGTTGCGCCGCTCAGGGAGCGCGGTGAGGACGTCGCCGCGCTGTTCACGGGGATCGCCCGGAGACTATCGCCCGATTCGGGGGACCTGGCGCTGTCGCCGCAGGCGGCCGCGAGGCTCCGCCGCCACGAATGGCCGGGGAACGTGAGAGAACTGGAGGGCCTCGTCAGGCGGCTCGTGGCGGCGCTCAGATCAATGCCGCTCGTCCCCGCCGACGCCGTGGAGCGCATGGTGCTCGACGACATCGCGGCGGCCCGTGGGAAGCCGGCGCCGGTATCCAGCCTGACCGTGCAGGCGGGTACCCTGGATGAGATGGTCCAGAGCCTTATCGACCAGTTCGACCACGCTTACGGAGGCAACAGGTCGGAAGTCGCGCGGAGGCTTGGGATAAGCAGGACCACCCTGTGGAAGAAGATGAAAGAGCAGTAG
- the asnS gene encoding asparagine--tRNA ligase, which yields MKQTWISTLKDHAGETVEVRGWLYNKRSSGKIHFLIVRDGTGLMQAVAPLGSTPGDVFAACGNLTQESSIIVRGVIREEKRAPGGYEMELKEIDVVQIAEEYPITLKEHGVDFLMDNRHLWIRTPRQQAILRIRAEIIRSIREYLDGNHFTHVDTPILTPAACEGTTTLFETNYFEQKAYLSQSGQLYNEASIAAFGRVYCFSPAFRAEKSKTRRHLIEFWVVEPEAAYCDFEENMEIQEGLVTHIVKNVLKNRRTELEQIGRNVEPLTKVEPPFPRLTYDEVVERLQAAGHEITWGQDLGAPDETTISNMFEKPVFVTHFPAEFKAFYMEPVPGRPELVLGADLLAPEGYGEIIGGGQRISDLALLERRMKEHNLPEESYRWYADLRRYGTVPHSGFGLGVERTVAWVCGLEHVREAIAFPRLLYRVYP from the coding sequence ATGAAACAGACATGGATATCGACTCTGAAGGATCACGCCGGCGAGACGGTCGAGGTGAGGGGATGGCTCTATAACAAGAGGTCCAGCGGCAAGATACACTTCCTCATCGTCCGGGACGGGACCGGCCTCATGCAGGCGGTCGCGCCGCTGGGAAGCACCCCCGGAGACGTGTTCGCCGCGTGCGGCAACCTGACCCAGGAATCGTCCATCATCGTGCGGGGGGTGATTCGCGAGGAGAAGAGGGCGCCGGGCGGCTACGAGATGGAACTCAAAGAGATTGACGTCGTCCAGATAGCGGAGGAGTACCCGATAACCCTCAAGGAGCACGGCGTCGATTTCCTGATGGACAACAGGCACCTGTGGATAAGGACCCCCCGCCAGCAGGCGATCCTGCGCATCAGGGCGGAGATCATCAGGTCCATCCGCGAGTACCTCGACGGCAACCATTTCACGCACGTGGACACTCCTATCCTGACCCCGGCCGCGTGCGAGGGCACAACGACCCTTTTCGAGACGAACTACTTTGAGCAAAAGGCATACCTGTCACAAAGCGGGCAGCTATACAACGAGGCGTCGATAGCCGCGTTCGGGCGCGTGTACTGCTTCAGCCCGGCGTTCAGGGCGGAGAAGTCCAAGACCAGGCGGCACCTGATCGAGTTCTGGGTGGTCGAGCCGGAGGCCGCGTACTGTGACTTCGAGGAGAACATGGAGATCCAGGAGGGTCTGGTGACGCACATCGTCAAGAATGTGCTGAAGAACCGGCGTACCGAACTCGAGCAGATCGGTCGAAACGTCGAGCCCCTGACGAAGGTGGAACCTCCGTTCCCGAGGCTCACGTACGACGAGGTGGTCGAGAGGTTGCAGGCCGCCGGCCACGAGATAACGTGGGGGCAGGACCTCGGAGCGCCGGACGAGACCACCATCTCGAACATGTTCGAGAAGCCGGTTTTCGTCACTCACTTCCCTGCGGAATTCAAGGCCTTTTACATGGAGCCGGTCCCCGGCCGGCCCGAGCTCGTACTCGGCGCCGACCTCCTCGCGCCCGAGGGGTACGGCGAGATCATCGGAGGCGGGCAGAGGATTTCCGACCTGGCGCTCCTGGAACGACGCATGAAAGAGCACAACCTGCCGGAGGAGTCGTACAGGTGGTATGCCGACCTTCGCCGTTACGGCACCGTACCCCATTCAGGGTTCGGGCTCGGCGTCGAGAGGACCGTGGCGTGGGTGTGCGGGCTCGAGCATGTCAGGGAGGCCATTGCGTTCCCGAGGTTGCTCTACCGTGTCTACCCCTGA
- a CDS encoding DUF4115 domain-containing protein, whose product MKEIGDLLRRQREERGVSLADAQAATKIRRRYLEALEAGEELSYPGEVYYRGFMKTYAAFLGLDGAAVVAKYRALKDAMERDAATPEEGAIPEQAQAAPPEPAATVPAPTVESLNEPAQQEFALPRDLAGRRRGAGGSTTRERARRKKSGRQMMVMALALAVAGLVYTQGFWRVASQPENPPAGQAAQQQPAEQQPSQKQAEPSQPAVSPQQPPEQPAPPAQPPSVQPPQQPQGDGEDQPRVFEYTREEKSKYLTAISARIDSVDLVGEVRGGQCWVRVEADGKLLQESMLEPGTYTWQARQQLYIRVGAPATMRLRLNGLDLGPAGAQGPAKDFAISVSR is encoded by the coding sequence TTGAAGGAGATCGGCGACCTCCTCCGCAGGCAGAGAGAGGAGCGGGGGGTCTCGCTGGCTGACGCCCAGGCGGCCACCAAGATCAGGAGACGCTACCTGGAGGCGCTGGAGGCTGGGGAGGAACTATCCTACCCTGGCGAGGTCTATTACAGGGGATTTATGAAGACGTACGCCGCGTTCCTCGGGCTGGACGGTGCCGCCGTGGTGGCGAAATACAGGGCGCTGAAGGACGCTATGGAGCGCGATGCCGCGACGCCGGAAGAGGGGGCGATTCCCGAGCAGGCGCAGGCCGCGCCGCCGGAGCCGGCAGCCACCGTACCGGCGCCCACAGTGGAATCGCTGAACGAACCCGCCCAGCAGGAGTTCGCCCTGCCGCGGGATCTCGCCGGGCGAAGGCGCGGCGCCGGGGGTAGCACTACGCGGGAGCGGGCGCGGCGTAAGAAGTCGGGCAGGCAGATGATGGTCATGGCCCTGGCGCTGGCCGTGGCAGGTCTCGTGTACACGCAGGGATTCTGGCGGGTTGCATCGCAGCCGGAGAATCCTCCGGCGGGGCAGGCGGCGCAGCAACAGCCCGCGGAACAGCAGCCGTCCCAGAAACAGGCCGAACCGTCGCAGCCCGCGGTTTCACCGCAACAACCGCCCGAACAGCCGGCGCCACCGGCCCAGCCCCCGTCGGTTCAGCCGCCGCAGCAACCCCAGGGAGACGGCGAGGACCAGCCGCGGGTGTTCGAGTATACGCGGGAGGAGAAGTCGAAGTACCTGACTGCCATTTCGGCGCGGATCGACTCGGTAGATCTGGTCGGTGAGGTCCGCGGTGGGCAGTGCTGGGTGCGTGTGGAGGCCGATGGGAAGTTGCTCCAGGAGTCGATGCTCGAACCCGGGACGTACACCTGGCAGGCGAGGCAGCAGCTGTACATCAGGGTGGGGGCCCCTGCCACGATGAGGCTCCGGCTGAACGGGCTCGACCTGGGGCCGGCGGGAGCGCAAGGACCTGCGAAGGATTTCGCGATATCGGTATCAAGGTAA
- a CDS encoding D-alanyl-D-alanine carboxypeptidase produces the protein MRALWTAAVLAAFCFVWNPQARAFAAREPAVTADAAVVIDLASGTVLYGKRVHHLMHPASVTKMMTAVIALERGYVGDVVTVSQYAAYTPGSCMGLAPGSRFLLEDLLSGLMLVSGNDAAVAIAEHIAGTEPAFVQLMNARAREIGASSTTFTNPHGLSEPGHMSTAYDLALIARHGLSIPYFAGLVATREREAWRLDRLSEVPLYSTNRLLGSYLGADGVKTGTTDAAGACLCASATRGGMTFISVVLHSDARWDDSARLLEWAFENFEQVVSLRRGDAAGRIAVSGGTRSSARVEAAADLSGVIRKGEDSTLWLRLDMKDGVTAPVFRGDRVGSVALWTSDRLVSAVPLVASETVERWTPLRFAAGLFIAVIRALGLLGVG, from the coding sequence ATGCGCGCTTTATGGACAGCGGCGGTGCTCGCCGCATTTTGCTTCGTATGGAATCCGCAGGCCCGCGCTTTCGCAGCGAGGGAGCCCGCCGTGACCGCGGACGCCGCAGTCGTGATCGACCTCGCCTCCGGCACCGTGCTCTACGGGAAGCGGGTCCATCACCTGATGCACCCCGCCAGCGTGACCAAGATGATGACGGCGGTCATCGCCCTCGAACGGGGGTACGTGGGCGACGTCGTGACGGTCAGCCAGTACGCCGCGTACACACCGGGTTCGTGCATGGGGCTCGCGCCCGGGAGTCGCTTTCTCCTGGAAGACCTCTTGTCGGGGCTGATGCTCGTCTCGGGGAACGACGCGGCGGTTGCGATCGCCGAGCATATCGCCGGGACTGAACCTGCCTTTGTTCAACTCATGAACGCTCGCGCCAGAGAGATAGGGGCCTCCAGCACCACGTTCACCAACCCGCATGGACTCTCGGAGCCGGGCCACATGTCCACCGCCTACGACCTCGCGCTCATCGCAAGGCACGGCCTTTCGATCCCTTACTTTGCCGGCCTGGTGGCCACGCGGGAAAGGGAGGCGTGGAGGCTCGATCGCCTCTCCGAAGTACCGCTGTACAGCACGAACAGGCTTCTCGGCAGTTACCTCGGCGCCGACGGCGTGAAAACCGGCACCACCGATGCTGCGGGCGCCTGCCTCTGCGCCTCAGCCACGAGGGGCGGGATGACGTTCATATCGGTCGTGCTGCATTCGGACGCACGCTGGGACGATTCCGCGCGGCTCCTGGAATGGGCGTTTGAGAATTTCGAACAGGTGGTGTCTCTTCGAAGAGGGGACGCGGCCGGCCGGATCGCGGTCAGTGGGGGGACGAGGTCCTCCGCACGCGTCGAGGCCGCAGCCGACCTGTCCGGTGTCATAAGGAAGGGTGAGGACAGCACCCTGTGGCTGCGGCTCGACATGAAGGACGGGGTCACCGCGCCGGTCTTCCGCGGCGACCGCGTAGGCTCGGTAGCTCTGTGGACGTCCGACAGGCTCGTAAGCGCAGTCCCGCTGGTGGCCTCGGAAACCGTGGAGCGGTGGACCCCCTTGCGCTTCGCGGCGGGGCTTTTCATCGCGGTCATCAGGGCGCTCGGGTTGCTCGGGGTCGGCTGA
- a CDS encoding polysaccharide deacetylase family protein, producing MIVVLVRKQTRLKALATVLLLGFIAISWTTRYSLSTIISQVSGKLRPIYRVTAARNAVALTFDISWGEVSPTRVLDALRSKGVRSTFFLSGPWAAAHPDVVRRIASDGHEIASHGYHHDNYSQLSRERIAQDLRKTREILTNLAGREAKILRPPNGDFDDMSIMAAMEEGYLTIIWSLDSLDWKNPGVDYMIDRLLTRAQAGDIILCHASDSARETYLALPAVIDGIRQKGLEFVTVTELLGMAGEQYMIQPDRNLLR from the coding sequence ATGATCGTGGTTCTCGTAAGAAAGCAAACCCGCCTGAAGGCGCTGGCGACCGTCTTGCTGCTGGGCTTCATCGCCATCTCGTGGACGACCAGGTATTCCCTGTCGACCATCATCTCCCAGGTTTCGGGCAAGCTGCGGCCCATCTACCGTGTGACGGCGGCCAGGAATGCGGTCGCGCTTACATTCGACATAAGCTGGGGCGAGGTCTCTCCCACGCGAGTGCTGGATGCACTCAGGTCCAAGGGTGTGCGGAGCACATTCTTTCTCTCGGGGCCCTGGGCGGCAGCCCATCCGGACGTCGTCAGGCGCATAGCGAGCGACGGGCATGAAATTGCGTCGCACGGCTATCACCACGACAACTACAGCCAGCTTTCGAGGGAACGCATAGCGCAGGATCTCAGGAAAACGAGGGAGATATTGACGAACCTCGCAGGGCGCGAGGCAAAGATCCTTCGCCCGCCGAACGGGGACTTCGACGACATGTCCATCATGGCAGCCATGGAGGAGGGTTACCTGACGATCATCTGGAGCCTCGATTCCCTGGACTGGAAGAACCCCGGGGTCGACTACATGATAGATCGGCTGCTCACGAGGGCTCAGGCGGGCGACATCATCCTCTGCCACGCGTCCGATAGCGCCCGCGAGACCTACCTGGCACTACCGGCCGTGATAGACGGCATCCGTCAGAAGGGCCTGGAGTTCGTAACAGTGACCGAACTCCTCGGCATGGCGGGCGAGCAGTACATGATCCAGCCGGACAGGAACCTGTTGAGATGA